The Flavobacterium sp. K5-23 genome segment GGATTAGTTCCTGATCCCAGAAGGGGAGTCCTACAAAGGAAACCTGCCTCAAAATAAATTTTGAGTTTGTTTTTTGTTTTAAAACGTGTTCTCAAAAGCAAGCTTTTGTCACAAGTTTTAAAACAAAAAACCCGAAACTTTCGTTTCGGGTTTCCTTCGCGGAGAAAGAGGGATTCGAACCCCCGGACCTGTTACAGTCAACAGTTTTCAAGACTGCCGCATTCGACCGCTCTGCCATTTCTCCAGTCTTTCGCTTTCATTATCTGATTGCGAGTGCAAATATAAGCCCCTTTTTCGGTTTTCAAAACAATTTAGATTAAAATTTCAGTCCTTTTTCAAACTATTTTTTAATTGTTTCATTTCCTTGTGATTAGGAATTGGGTTGTTTTGTTAAACTAGCTTATTTGCTGCTAATATTTTACATATTCTGTGATTTCAAGACCATAACCTATCATACCCACACGTTTCCCTTGTTCAGTATTCGATACAAGTCGGATTTTAGAAATGTCTATATCGTGAAGAATTTGTGCTCCAATACCAAAATCTTTGTTGTCAATGATGATTTTTGGTGCTTTCATTTCTCCTCCAGCCTGAATTGTTTTCAGTTCAGAGATGCGGTTTAATAAATTTACAGATTGCATGTCTTGGTTAATAAAGATTACGGCACCTTTACCGTGATCATTTATTGTTCTAAACATATCATCTAATTGCTGGTCTGCATTATTAGTTAATGTGCCTAATAAATCATTGTTTACTTGAGAAGAGTGGATTCTAGTCAATATAGCTTCACCTAAATTCCAAGTTCCTTTTGTCAAAGCAATATGTATCTGCTTATTTGTTGTTTGCTGGTACGCTCTTAGTCTAAAATCTCCAAAACGGGTTTTGATCTCAAAATCCTCTTTCTTTACAATCAGGCTATCGTGTTGCATTCTGTATGCAACCAATGCTTCGATAGAAACTAATTTTAAATTAAATTTTTTAGCGACTTTAACCAATTGTGGTAAACGAGCCATAGACCCATCTTCATTCATGATTTCGACGATTACCCCAGCCGATTTAAAACCAGCAAGTCGAGCGAAATCGATTGCAGCTTCTGTATGTCCTGTTCTTCTAAGAACTCCTCCTTGTTTAGCAATTAATGGAAAAATATGCCCTGGTCTTGCTAAATCATGTGGTTTTGTATCTGGGTTTACTAATGCTTGAATAGTTAGCGCCCTGTCTGAAGCTGAAATTCCGGTTGTTACACCATTACCTCTCAAATCTACCGAAACTGTAAATGCAGTTTCCATAGGGTCTGTATTATTGCTGACCATTACGTGTAAACCTAATTCTTTACAACGGCTTTCTGTTAATGGGGCGCAAATTAATCCACGACCGTGAGTGGCCATAAAATTTATCATTTCCGGTGTAACCTTTTCGGCTGCAGCAAGGAAATCACCTTCATTTTCTCTGTCTTCATCATCAACTACAATTATGATTTTACCTTGGCGGATATCTTCAATTGCTTCTTCTATTGTGTTGAGTTGTATTTTATGATTAACCATGAGTGGTATTTATTTTTGAGATGGAAATATTTTTTGTGCTATTATTTGTGCTATTTTTTGGAATGGAGCTAGAATTACATCCATATTTATAAGTCCTATATCGTTTGTAGCTCTATAGGTTAATAAAATTGCCAACGGAGAAAGTATAAAAGAGGACATCCAGGCTCCCATAAACGGAGATAGTCCATTTTCCTGCGATATTCTTTTTCCAAAAGTATTTATAAAGTGAAATGAAATAAAAATCAATACGGCGAAAACAATAGGTAGACCAAGGCCTCCTTTTCTAATAATTGCGCCT includes the following:
- the ribB gene encoding 3,4-dihydroxy-2-butanone-4-phosphate synthase; translation: MVNHKIQLNTIEEAIEDIRQGKIIIVVDDEDRENEGDFLAAAEKVTPEMINFMATHGRGLICAPLTESRCKELGLHVMVSNNTDPMETAFTVSVDLRGNGVTTGISASDRALTIQALVNPDTKPHDLARPGHIFPLIAKQGGVLRRTGHTEAAIDFARLAGFKSAGVIVEIMNEDGSMARLPQLVKVAKKFNLKLVSIEALVAYRMQHDSLIVKKEDFEIKTRFGDFRLRAYQQTTNKQIHIALTKGTWNLGEAILTRIHSSQVNNDLLGTLTNNADQQLDDMFRTINDHGKGAVIFINQDMQSVNLLNRISELKTIQAGGEMKAPKIIIDNKDFGIGAQILHDIDISKIRLVSNTEQGKRVGMIGYGLEITEYVKY